The Macellibacteroides fermentans genome includes the window GCCATAGCCTCCACGATGGGTACGGCTCTGGGTAAAACACACGGATCATGTCTTCCTTTGGCTTTCAGAATCGTATCTTCGCCAGTTTTGGTAACGGTTTGCTGTTCCATCAGAATGGTAGCCACCGATTTGAATGCAACCCGGAAGTAGATATCTTGTCCATCTGATATACCACCTTGTATTCCGCCGGAATAGTTGGTATGGGTATTGAATTTACCGTTGTCGTTATAAAACCGGTCGTTCCGTTCGGAGCCACGGTAAAGCGCAGCCTCGAAGCCATCACCATATTCAAATCCCTTAACGGCATTGATGCTCAGCATGGCACTTCCCAAAGCCGCATGGAGCTTCCCGAAAACCGGCTCACCCAATCCTACCGGAGTACCTTTAATAACACACGTAATAACACCACCGATGGTGTCACCCTGCGATTTTACCTCGGCAATCAACTCCTCCATCTCGGCCGCTTTTTGCGGATCCGGACAACGAACCGCATTGCTTTCGGTAAGACTCAGGTCGTAAGCCTGGTACGATTTATCCAGTTTAAGAGAGCCTACCTGCGAAGTGAAAGCCTGAATGTGAACACCCTCCTGCATAAGTACAAGTTTGGCAATAGCACCAGCCACGCAACGGGCGATGGTTTCGCGGGCCGACGAACGTCCCCCTCCACGATGGTCGCGTATGCCGTATTTGGTCTGG containing:
- the aroC gene encoding chorismate synthase, whose protein sequence is MNTFGNLFRLTSFGESHGAGIGGVIDGCPAGIELDMTFIQNELNRRRPGQSKITTPRKEADEVTFLSGVFEGKTTGTPIGFIIWNDNQHSADYDNMKEVFRPSHADYTYQTKYGIRDHRGGGRSSARETIARCVAGAIAKLVLMQEGVHIQAFTSQVGSLKLDKSYQAYDLSLTESNAVRCPDPQKAAEMEELIAEVKSQGDTIGGVITCVIKGTPVGLGEPVFGKLHAALGSAMLSINAVKGFEYGDGFEAALYRGSERNDRFYNDNGKFNTHTNYSGGIQGGISDGQDIYFRVAFKSVATILMEQQTVTKTGEDTILKAKGRHDPCVLPRAVPIVEAMAAMTILDYLLIQKTRG